One window of Nostoc sp. C052 genomic DNA carries:
- a CDS encoding Npun_F0813 family protein: MFILKRQDVEISSIQHPKKDQQVPILSYQGQTFRLISVFKASQEEEARALWRELTDNRGKACVLLEEPERFSVWGKIRLEQLDSDTGGHGKTAILIQASILLLQGVSIDIEEFLGARQVALFEKDIAEVLKQKQFPQASSLEAVKYLVSTNPLPTAKIPDWQENHVVILLQELHRLGKAYFGNGNFTKQVIYKLEDMPEAERALFINWLNQSPLGKLWQ, from the coding sequence ATGTTTATTCTCAAACGGCAGGATGTTGAAATATCAAGCATTCAGCACCCAAAAAAGGATCAGCAAGTGCCGATTCTCAGTTATCAAGGGCAGACTTTTCGCTTGATTAGTGTTTTCAAAGCTAGTCAAGAAGAAGAAGCTAGAGCCTTATGGAGAGAATTAACGGATAACCGAGGTAAAGCCTGTGTTTTGCTGGAGGAACCGGAACGCTTTAGTGTTTGGGGCAAAATCCGTTTAGAGCAGCTGGATAGTGACACAGGTGGTCATGGCAAAACGGCGATTTTAATCCAAGCCAGTATTTTGCTGTTACAAGGTGTTTCTATCGATATTGAAGAGTTTTTAGGTGCTAGACAAGTTGCATTATTTGAAAAAGATATTGCCGAAGTATTAAAGCAGAAGCAATTTCCCCAAGCGTCTTCTCTAGAAGCGGTTAAATATTTGGTGTCTACTAATCCTTTGCCGACAGCCAAAATACCTGATTGGCAAGAAAATCATGTAGTTATTCTGTTACAAGAACTGCATCGATTAGGAAAAGCCTATTTTGGCAATGGTAATTTTACCAAACAAGTGATTTATAAGCTAGAAGATATGCCAGAAGCCGAGCGAGCGCTGTTTATCAATTGGCTAAATCAATCGCCACTGGGTAAACTATGGCAGTAG
- a CDS encoding group I intron-associated PD-(D/E)XK endonuclease — MLHHTKNKGDIATTKAIADLTLKGYLILTPLVCEHLPFDFVAYKDDKFYKIQAKYAGDNRVVNKTIWVDRNGTHQKKYKVNDFDFYAVYLPDIDKVVYPSVHFNGCYITTQIPNSATPFYWWEDFTDFTEAASKRTYKEFGVDLTTRKVNPDSRIHTRKVERPSKEELEKLVWEKPTAQIGRDFGVSDKAVEKWCKAYGVEKPPRGYWVKKAYGKVEGQLT, encoded by the coding sequence TTGCTGCATCATACCAAGAACAAAGGCGATATCGCTACTACCAAAGCGATCGCTGACCTAACGCTTAAAGGATACTTGATTCTGACACCACTTGTTTGTGAGCATTTACCTTTTGATTTTGTTGCTTACAAAGACGATAAATTTTACAAAATCCAAGCTAAATACGCGGGAGATAATAGAGTAGTCAATAAAACTATTTGGGTAGATAGAAATGGGACTCATCAGAAGAAGTACAAAGTAAATGACTTTGACTTTTATGCTGTTTATCTGCCTGACATAGATAAAGTTGTTTATCCATCAGTTCACTTTAATGGTTGCTACATAACTACCCAGATACCTAATTCAGCTACACCGTTTTACTGGTGGGAGGATTTTACAGACTTTACTGAAGCAGCCTCCAAGCGAACCTACAAGGAGTTTGGCGTTGATTTAACAACTAGAAAGGTTAACCCAGACTCTAGAATTCACACTAGAAAAGTTGAAAGGCCATCAAAAGAAGAACTAGAAAAACTAGTTTGGGAAAAGCCAACAGCACAAATTGGCAGAGATTTTGGCGTGTCTGATAAGGCTGTAGAAAAGTGGTGTAAGGCTTATGGGGTAGAAAAGCCACCCAGAGGGTATTGGGTTAAGAAAGCTTATGGAAAAGTAGAAGGACAGTTAACATAA